tttaaaatcgacttttaaaattcgagGTATCGAATTATGGAGTcgatttctgtcaaaaaaaaaattattagacgtcaaacaaaaagttaaaaacaattgtatctttattgtaattattattattattattatcatcatctgGACTTTGATctgtcataaatattaatggtaaactttatatttaacaaaatatcAACTCAGTAATTATTGAGCACAACATTTATCTGAGAACTAAATTCCGTAGcatctgaataatatttatataaaatttatgtgaaaataaaaataaatatttttacttgtaGTTACATCCAGGACAACAATCAACAagaatataaatacatataggTATtacataaacatttttttttatcatcaaaagACACCAAGATGTTGACAAAAGTAAGTCGTGCATATGGTATCTAAATgcaattacatttaaattaattaaaataaattattttaggcATTCAATAATATTACGAGAAAGGCATTagccagaaattttttagtgtcaTCAAGATTATCTAGTGGATACTCATTTGGTAAGTCAACtaattaagtaatttcagtaattaaaattatttcttaattaattaatttactcatttatttatttattaattaactcattgatttatttattaattaattacatggaCATAGTGGACTTGGTAGTGAGTATtgacatgatcctgaagttagcagacatttaaaaatttttgaattttcgtttttcaataaatcaactgcaaaaaaatgatataaaaatatgcacatgtagaaaatttaaaaaactacaggtgcaattttttcaaatatttttttttaaattttttatcgtcgaaaaaaaaaatccaaaaattattagacgtctgctaacttcagtttcatgtattgacaatatttttataaaaagttaattatttttaactgataataataattgcagACTTATCAGAAACGTCGCAAGAAATAAAAGATACGGCTGAGAAATTTGCGAGAGAGGAAATAATTCCAGTGGCTGCTCAGTATGATAGATCTGGGGAATATCCCTGGCCGATTATCAAGAAAGCATGGGAAACTGGATTAATAAATACTCATATCCCCAAGGATATTGgtgatttaattaaacaataattattaattattaattcattaatttattaataaatgatggATGATTACATGCAACAGGTGGATTGGAGCTGGGTGCCTTTGATGGATGTTTGATTGCTGAGTCACTTTCATATGGATGCTCTGGTATAATGACAGCTATTGAAACTTCTGGTCTTGCTGTAAGAATTAATTAGTCAGcgtacttattttttattattaattgaaatttaattgacaGCAATGGCCAGTTATTCTTGGGGGTTCAAAAGAACAGCAGAAAAAATATCTTGGACGACTACTTGAAGAGCCTATTGTTGctgtaatatataaaatttatttgtttgtcatttaattattaggtaatttattaattaattaattaattaattaattaataggcTTATGGAGTGACTGAACCTGGTGCTGGTTCAGATGTCGCTGGTATTAAAACGAAAGCTgtaaaaaaaggaaatgaGTGGATACTAAATGGTACTAAAATGTGGATAACAAACGGTGGAGTTGCCAGCTGGTACTTTGTCTTAGCGAGAACTAATCCGGATCCAAAGGCACCTGCTGGTAAAGCGTTCACTGGTTTTGTTGTTGAACGTGATTGGCAGGGAGTAACACCAGGACGTAAAGTAATTATTCAGATTtgggttttatttaatatttttatttataaaaattatttaaaatgaatcaggAAATAAACATGGGACAGAGGGCATCAAATACATCAATGGTGAGCTTTGAAGATGTCCGCGTACCTGCAGAAAATGTTTTAACTGGAGAAGGAGCGGGTTTCAAGATCGCTATGGAAACGTTCGATGCTACGCGTCCTATGGTAGCTTGTGGAGCAGTTGGGTTGGCCCAGCGTGCTCTGGATGAAGCTTTGAAGTACTCGTTGGAACGTCACACATTTGGGAAACCCATTTTCGAGCACCAGGCAGTCGCGTTCATGCTCGCGGATATGGAAATCGCGGTCGAAACTGCGCGTCTCGCCTGGATGAAAGCTGCCTGGGCAGCTGATAAAAAACTACCGAATGCCACCAAACTCGCGAGTATCGCCAAGTGCTACGCCGCGGACATCGCGAACCGCGTGGCCTCTGACGCTGTCCAGGTATTCGGCGGCGCTGGTTTCAACAGCGAGTACCCGGTGGAGAAGCTGATGAGAGatgcaaaaatttatcagatctATGAAGGAACTTCTCAAATTCAAAGACTTATTATTTCACGACACATGTTCAAGGAAGCAAAGTccaaatttatgtaattcactttattattattatgatttttcttaattaacttgtaataatatttaatattgatcttattgatttataaaaattatttgggtcacaaatattatttattttacaaattaattggttctggactttttttttttattatttttattttcaaaacaaatatttaatttttatttttatttcaatactccgttgattttttttaattacataactttataatttgtttgataaaaaaataattatgtaattattagttgtgctttttttattgtttgtttaaataaaaaaatctgtataaataaattcattttaattaacaattacatttataataataatagtaattattattgtttttttttacattaattttggTGTCCGGTAATTTTTGGAGTTTGAATTTTCCCGCCGGCGAGAAGGTGGCGCTGGAAGACCAGCGGGAGTACGACTCAAGTCAAGCGCGggagttaattaatattattattgttgttatcattattattattatatttgtgtGATATTATGTCGGATGAAGTGGTTATAATATAAAGCCACCGGTATATTTGGTTAAGTCACGCGTGAATAAATTATGCAATGtgaataataaagtaaaagtgTAGTCCGAGACTCGGACAATTTGCAAACGTGGTTTAGTGACACCTGACCTACATATTGTTTATAATACGCGTTTACAAACCGCGACGACGACGTAACATTAATTACATTACGTCTACGaaagtgtaattaaaaaaatttaaataataaatttaaatagtcaTTGAgacttttaaataacaattaaactCCACCGACGTCTTCCATCGGCTTccattatcataaataattaatatatcacCTAGATTTAATGTAATGACATTAAGTAACATTACATAAAGTACAATATACTCATTACATGACATACTTTGGTCATTTTCACTTTCATTCACTCTCTGACGTCTTATAAACTTTTGGCGGGAAACTTAATTCTGAGatggaaattcaaataatagaaatttatcgcgcggtaaataaataaattaaatataaaaagaaaataatttaaattttttaagaaaaatataaaaaaaaatttgtagaggGCGAGGCGAGACCGCGGGCTAGagagtgaaattaaaaaaaggcgggtaaaaaataataatttaaaaaaaaaaaataaaaaaacgtaaCGATGACACAGTCGAAACTCGCGTCTGCGCCTGAGTTGAACTATTAGTCCGTTGGTATCACCCAGCGTGTGTGCAC
This window of the Microplitis mediator isolate UGA2020A chromosome 8, iyMicMedi2.1, whole genome shotgun sequence genome carries:
- the LOC130673064 gene encoding medium-chain specific acyl-CoA dehydrogenase, mitochondrial; its protein translation is MLTKAFNNITRKALARNFLVSSRLSSGYSFDLSETSQEIKDTAEKFAREEIIPVAAQYDRSGEYPWPIIKKAWETGLINTHIPKDIGGLELGAFDGCLIAESLSYGCSGIMTAIETSGLAQWPVILGGSKEQQKKYLGRLLEEPIVAAYGVTEPGAGSDVAGIKTKAVKKGNEWILNGTKMWITNGGVASWYFVLARTNPDPKAPAGKAFTGFVVERDWQGVTPGRKEINMGQRASNTSMVSFEDVRVPAENVLTGEGAGFKIAMETFDATRPMVACGAVGLAQRALDEALKYSLERHTFGKPIFEHQAVAFMLADMEIAVETARLAWMKAAWAADKKLPNATKLASIAKCYAADIANRVASDAVQVFGGAGFNSEYPVEKLMRDAKIYQIYEGTSQIQRLIISRHMFKEAKSKFM